The Candidatus Rokuibacteriota bacterium genome includes a region encoding these proteins:
- a CDS encoding nitronate monooxygenase yields the protein MRLRTRLCDRLGIEYPLVAAGMGGVTLAPLAGAVSAAGGMGVLGATFLTPEALREEIAAVRRITDRPFGVDLLIPTDIPAELGARAIPRFPPFLADLLPEVEGLRGSPPPPLTLELARGQVEVALGERVPVLVAALGTPEWLVREAHRAGTLVMSLVGTVRQARRLADLGVDVIIAQGAEAGGHVGAVTTFVLVPQVVDAVSVPVLAAGGIADGRGVAAALMLGADGAWIGTRFLATLESAAHESHKKKILEVTEEGTVVSRSYTGKPSRVLRNRFTERWKGHEGEILPMPWQRIWMEPLVVPAKAAGRVDIANFPTGQVAGGISDIPPAAEVVARLVAETQEALSR from the coding sequence ATGAGGCTCCGCACGCGCCTCTGCGATCGCCTGGGCATCGAGTACCCACTCGTCGCCGCAGGCATGGGCGGCGTCACCCTGGCCCCGCTGGCGGGCGCGGTCTCGGCGGCGGGAGGCATGGGGGTGCTGGGCGCCACCTTCCTCACGCCGGAGGCGCTCCGCGAGGAGATCGCCGCCGTCCGCCGGATCACCGACCGGCCCTTCGGCGTCGACCTCCTCATCCCCACCGACATCCCGGCCGAGCTGGGGGCGCGCGCCATCCCGCGGTTTCCCCCCTTCCTGGCTGACCTCCTGCCCGAGGTGGAGGGGCTGCGCGGCAGCCCGCCCCCGCCGCTCACGCTCGAGCTGGCCCGGGGGCAGGTCGAGGTGGCGCTCGGCGAGCGGGTGCCCGTCCTCGTCGCGGCACTCGGCACGCCCGAGTGGCTGGTCCGCGAGGCCCATCGCGCGGGCACCCTCGTCATGTCCCTGGTCGGCACCGTGCGCCAGGCGCGCCGCCTCGCCGACCTGGGCGTGGACGTGATCATCGCCCAGGGCGCGGAGGCGGGAGGGCACGTGGGCGCCGTCACGACCTTCGTGCTGGTCCCACAGGTGGTCGATGCCGTGTCGGTGCCGGTCCTGGCGGCCGGCGGCATCGCCGACGGGCGGGGGGTGGCGGCCGCCCTGATGCTGGGCGCCGACGGGGCGTGGATCGGCACCCGCTTCCTGGCCACGCTGGAGTCCGCGGCGCACGAGAGCCACAAGAAGAAGATCCTGGAAGTCACCGAGGAGGGCACGGTGGTCTCGCGCTCCTACACCGGCAAGCCGAGCCGCGTTCTCAGGAACCGGTTCACCGAGCGGTGGAAGGGGCATGAGGGCGAGATCCTGCCCATGCCCTGGCAGCGGATCTGGATGGAGCCGCTGGTGGTGCCCGCGAAGGCGGCAGGGCGGGTGGACATCGCCAACTTCCCGACGGGGCAGGTGGCCGGCGGGATCAGTGATATCCCGCCGGCGGCCGAGGTGGTGGCGCGGCTCGTCGCGGAGACGCAGGAGGCGCTCTCCCGGTGA